The following is a genomic window from Methanophagales archaeon.
AGGAGACGTATGAAGACCTCTTCGGTGAACAGTGTGTGTTATGTGGAGGTCTGGTGGAACTGATGAAGAACGGTTTTGAAGTGCTTGTAGAAGCAGGCTATCCACCTGAAATGGCATATTTCGAGTGTGTACATGAGATGAAACTCATCGTTGACCTGATATGGCAGGGTGGGATAAAACGTATGGCGGAGGTTATATCCAATACCGCAGAGTATGGAATGTGGTCAGTAGGGCATAAGATAATCGGGCAAGATGTGAAAGCGAGGATGAAGGATGCGTTGAAGCGGATAGAGAGTGGTGAATTCGCATCTGAATGGGTAGAAGAATACAGGAAAGGGATTCCATTCCTTAAGATGAGCAGGGAGAAGATAAGCAAGCATCAGATTGAGACCGTTGGTAGCGAGATAAGGAAACTGTTCAGGAATCACTGAAGCCCAGGTTCAAGTTCTTTTGCAACCAGCTTCGCTATACTCACACGACTGAATAGCGACTCCACCGTATCTGTGCTAATTAATTCTTTAACACCCGCATGGAGCATTCGCAGAACGGCGTTCTGCACGAAGATACCATGCACACATGCAACGTAAATATCACCCGCATTCTGCTCTCTCAGGAGCCTGGTTGCTTCTGCGATGGTACCACCGGTGGATATGATATCATCAACAATAAAGATATTCTTACCCTCAATATCAATACTCAGCTCCTTGGGCTTTATCTCCACCTCATCACCCGTTAGCCGCTTCTTCTCCAGTACATCATAATCGAATCCATAAGGAGTTGCAACTGCTCTTGCTAACTCCTCTGCACCCTCATCCGGACCTATTACCACAACCGGGGCTGGTGCTATTCCCATCATCTTCATTATATAATCACCGATTAGCGGCGATGCATCCAGCTCGTGGACACGGACGTCAACATCAATCTGAAAGTAGCGCAATTCTGCACGGTCATGCA
Proteins encoded in this region:
- a CDS encoding ribose-phosphate diphosphokinase, with the translated sequence MKIIPGKASQALGARIAAELGCELVLCEFRRFPDGELYTRIIGDVEGEHAVVVQSIRSDTDLVVLLQLLDAAEAEGVSKITAVIPYLGYARQDKQFKPGEAVSIRAIARSICFSAPALDSIYVVNVHDRAELRYFQIDVDVRVHELDASPLIGDYIMKMMGIAPAPVVVIGPDEGAEELARAVATPYGFDYDVLEKKRLTGDEVEIKPKELSIDIEGKNIFIVDDIISTGGTIAEATRLLREQNAGDIYVACVHGIFVQNAVLRMLHAGVKELISTDTVESLFSRVSIAKLVAKELEPGLQ